One Pseudomonas abieticivorans genomic region harbors:
- a CDS encoding polysaccharide biosynthesis protein yields the protein MDKLRALLLGLPRRKKRLIQVVTDIFLVWGALWLAFMVRLGIEDMYNPFRVHFWLFMCAPVVAIPLFIRFGMYRAVMRYFGNDALVAIVKAVSLSALILAVLVYWYSNHEAVVPRSIVFNYWWLSLVIVGGLRLLMRQYFMGNWLSGAHSTPFSNRDDGLTKVAIYGAGVAGNQLVAALRMGRAMRPVAFIDDDSSIAERVISGLQVFKPKHIQQMIDMTGAQEILLALPSTTRGRRREILGFLEGFPLHVRSVPNFTDLANGRVKVDDIQEVDIADLLGRDAVPAQDDLLEHCITGKAVMVTGAGGSIGSELCRQILLLKPTTLVLFEHSEFNLYSILCELEQRIARESLQVRLLPILGSVRHAEKLLDVMRTWSISTVYHAAAYKHVPMVEHNIAEGVLNNVVGTLNTAQAALQAGVANFVLISTDKAVRPTNVMGSTKRLAELILQALSRELAPVLFGDPANVARVNKTRFTMVRFGNVLGSSGSVIPLFHKQIKSGGPLTVTHPKITRYFMTIPEAAQLVIQAGSMGQGGDVFVLDMGEPVKIAELAEKMIHLSGLSIRSDKNPQGDISIEFTGLRPGEKLYEELLIGDNVAMTRHPMIMSAREDHLHWDALKEKLAELLSAVNSDDYARVRLLLRDTVSGYTPDGEIVDWIYLQQRLEP from the coding sequence ATGGATAAGTTACGTGCTCTTTTGTTGGGATTGCCAAGGCGCAAAAAGCGGCTGATTCAGGTTGTCACAGACATTTTCCTGGTCTGGGGAGCACTATGGCTTGCCTTCATGGTCCGCCTGGGCATTGAGGACATGTACAACCCTTTCCGGGTCCACTTCTGGCTGTTCATGTGTGCCCCAGTGGTTGCCATTCCACTGTTCATTCGCTTTGGCATGTATCGCGCGGTAATGCGCTACTTCGGCAACGATGCGCTGGTCGCCATCGTCAAGGCCGTCAGCCTTTCCGCCCTAATCCTTGCCGTACTCGTGTACTGGTACAGCAACCACGAAGCGGTGGTTCCTCGCTCCATCGTGTTCAACTACTGGTGGCTGAGCTTGGTCATTGTAGGCGGCCTGCGCTTGTTGATGCGCCAATACTTCATGGGCAACTGGCTGAGCGGCGCCCACAGCACGCCCTTCAGCAACCGCGATGATGGCTTGACCAAGGTAGCGATCTACGGTGCAGGTGTGGCGGGCAATCAGTTGGTCGCGGCCCTGCGCATGGGTCGTGCTATGCGCCCGGTCGCCTTTATCGATGACGACAGCAGCATCGCCGAGCGGGTGATTTCCGGCCTGCAAGTGTTCAAGCCCAAGCATATCCAGCAGATGATCGATATGACGGGGGCGCAGGAGATCCTCTTAGCTCTGCCCTCGACGACTCGCGGGCGTCGTCGGGAGATCCTTGGTTTCCTGGAAGGTTTCCCCTTGCACGTCCGAAGCGTGCCCAACTTCACCGACCTGGCCAACGGCCGGGTAAAGGTTGATGACATTCAAGAGGTTGATATCGCCGACCTGTTAGGCCGTGACGCGGTACCGGCGCAAGATGACCTACTAGAGCATTGCATCACCGGTAAGGCTGTCATGGTAACGGGAGCTGGCGGTTCGATTGGTTCTGAATTGTGTCGGCAAATCCTGTTGTTGAAACCGACCACCCTGGTGCTGTTCGAGCACAGCGAGTTCAATCTCTACAGCATTCTTTGCGAGTTGGAGCAACGCATTGCCCGCGAGTCGCTTCAGGTCCGCCTACTGCCGATATTGGGCAGTGTGCGGCATGCGGAAAAGCTTCTGGACGTAATGCGCACCTGGAGCATTAGCACCGTCTACCACGCCGCAGCCTACAAGCATGTGCCGATGGTCGAGCACAACATTGCCGAAGGGGTGTTGAACAATGTTGTCGGCACCTTGAATACGGCGCAGGCGGCGTTACAGGCGGGCGTTGCCAATTTTGTGCTGATTTCTACCGATAAGGCTGTGCGACCCACAAATGTGATGGGGAGTACCAAGCGTCTGGCTGAGTTGATCCTGCAAGCGCTGAGTCGCGAGTTGGCGCCGGTGCTGTTCGGCGACCCGGCCAATGTGGCGCGCGTCAACAAGACACGCTTCACCATGGTGCGTTTTGGCAACGTGCTGGGCTCATCGGGCTCGGTGATTCCTCTGTTTCACAAGCAGATCAAGTCTGGCGGCCCGCTCACCGTTACACACCCCAAGATCACTCGTTACTTCATGACCATCCCCGAAGCGGCGCAGTTAGTCATTCAGGCAGGTTCCATGGGGCAGGGTGGGGATGTGTTCGTGCTCGACATGGGCGAACCAGTAAAAATCGCCGAACTGGCCGAGAAGATGATTCACCTTTCAGGGCTGAGCATCCGTTCCGATAAGAACCCGCAAGGTGATATTTCCATCGAGTTCACGGGCTTGCGGCCGGGCGAAAAGCTCTATGAAGAATTGCTGATTGGCGACAACGTGGCCATGACACGTCACCCGATGATCATGAGCGCTCGCGAAGATCATTTGCACTGGGACGCATTGAAAGAAAAACTCGCCGAACTGCTCTCTGCCGTGAATAGCGACGACTATGCCCGCGTACGCCTACTGCTGCGTGACACCGTGAGCGGCTACACCCCGGACGGTGAGATCGTCGACTGGATCTATCTGCAGCAACGTTTAGAGCCATAG
- a CDS encoding GDP-mannose 4,6-dehydratase — translation MTIAGKRALITGIHGFTGRYMAAELQANGYEVIGVGSQPSDDADYHQVDLADGPGLRALLATVQPDVVVHLAALAFVGHGAADAFYQVNLIGTRNLLEAVAVCGKQLDCVLLASSANVYGNVSEGLLSESTPAAPANDYAVSKLAMEYMANLWRDKLPLVITRPFNYTGVGQADNFLLPKIVSHFRRKAEKIELGNLDVWRDFSDVRALVKAYRGLIEAKPVGEIVNVSSGKTHSLREVIAMCTAITGHQIQVEVNPAFVRANEVKTLCGDNAKLRSLVTGWQTPSLEETLSWMLAE, via the coding sequence ATGACTATTGCTGGTAAACGCGCACTGATCACGGGTATTCATGGCTTCACCGGCCGCTATATGGCCGCCGAGTTGCAAGCCAACGGTTACGAAGTCATCGGGGTGGGCAGTCAACCTTCCGATGACGCAGACTATCACCAGGTCGACCTGGCTGATGGTCCCGGGCTTCGCGCTTTGCTGGCAACGGTTCAACCTGACGTGGTGGTGCACCTCGCAGCCTTGGCATTTGTCGGGCATGGCGCTGCGGACGCGTTCTACCAGGTCAACTTGATTGGCACGCGTAACCTGCTGGAAGCTGTTGCAGTCTGCGGCAAGCAACTCGATTGCGTGCTCCTCGCGAGCAGTGCCAATGTTTACGGCAATGTCTCCGAAGGGCTGCTCAGCGAATCGACGCCAGCGGCGCCGGCGAACGACTATGCCGTGAGCAAGCTGGCCATGGAATACATGGCCAATTTGTGGCGTGACAAGTTGCCACTCGTTATCACGCGTCCCTTCAACTACACCGGCGTTGGGCAGGCAGACAACTTCCTTTTGCCCAAGATCGTTTCTCACTTTCGCCGCAAAGCAGAAAAGATTGAACTCGGTAACCTGGATGTGTGGCGTGATTTCAGCGACGTGCGCGCTTTGGTCAAGGCCTATCGTGGCTTGATCGAGGCCAAGCCGGTTGGGGAAATCGTAAATGTTAGCTCAGGCAAGACCCACTCGCTGCGCGAAGTAATTGCGATGTGCACGGCCATCACAGGCCATCAGATCCAGGTTGAAGTGAACCCCGCTTTTGTACGTGCCAACGAGGTGAAAACCTTGTGCGGCGACAATGCAAAGTTGCGTTCCTTGGTCACTGGTTGGCAAACGCCGTCATTGGAAGAGACCCTGAGCTGGATGCTGGCTGAATAA
- a CDS encoding glycosyltransferase family 4 protein: protein MKLVLSVEPVRFPLTGIGRYTYELALRLQQNPEITNLQFFAGRRFLPALPTASEASGSGYGLKRVVQKNFLAVEAYRLLMPMLRKRALKGHGDFIYHSPNYYLPPFAGRSVATFHDLSPFTWAHCHAPQLARYLQKELKTTLVRADALITDSEYTRRELAEYFGWPIDRIHTVPLASSPDFHPRNPDELRSTLARHGLEPGGYSLFVGTIEPRKNIDTLLDAYSRLPMEVRTRWPLILTGYHGWRNDAIHARLETARREGWARYLGFVPSEELPLLFAGARLFAFPSLYEGFGLPVLEAMSSGVPVVCSNSSSLPEVAGNAALMCEPMDVDTLTVHLQQGLEDEVWRTRAIEQGLLHAAGFSWERCAQQTLQVYKRVQG from the coding sequence ATGAAGTTAGTCCTTTCTGTCGAGCCAGTCCGCTTTCCGCTGACTGGCATCGGTCGCTATACCTATGAGCTGGCGCTACGCCTGCAACAGAATCCGGAAATTACCAATCTGCAGTTTTTTGCCGGCCGGAGGTTTTTGCCTGCGCTTCCCACGGCTTCCGAAGCGTCAGGAAGCGGTTATGGGTTGAAGCGTGTGGTTCAAAAGAATTTTCTGGCAGTCGAGGCCTATCGACTGCTGATGCCAATGCTGCGCAAACGCGCGTTGAAGGGGCACGGGGATTTTATCTACCACAGCCCCAACTATTATCTGCCGCCTTTTGCAGGGCGTAGTGTGGCGACGTTTCATGATTTGTCGCCTTTCACCTGGGCTCATTGCCATGCGCCTCAGCTCGCGCGCTACCTGCAAAAGGAACTGAAAACCACGTTGGTTCGGGCGGATGCCTTGATCACCGATTCCGAATACACACGCCGTGAGCTGGCCGAGTACTTTGGTTGGCCTATCGATCGCATTCATACCGTGCCGTTGGCCAGTTCGCCGGACTTTCATCCGCGCAACCCTGATGAGCTGCGCTCAACGCTTGCGCGTCACGGGTTGGAACCGGGTGGCTATAGCCTGTTTGTAGGCACTATCGAGCCACGCAAGAACATCGATACCTTGCTTGATGCCTACAGCCGCCTGCCGATGGAGGTGCGGACCCGTTGGCCATTGATCCTGACCGGCTACCATGGCTGGCGTAACGACGCCATCCACGCCCGGCTCGAAACCGCGCGTCGTGAAGGCTGGGCACGTTACTTGGGCTTTGTGCCTAGTGAAGAGTTGCCGCTGTTGTTTGCTGGTGCTCGCTTGTTTGCCTTTCCTTCACTTTACGAGGGTTTCGGTTTGCCTGTGCTTGAGGCCATGAGTTCCGGTGTGCCGGTGGTGTGCTCCAATAGCTCGTCGCTGCCGGAAGTCGCTGGTAACGCGGCGTTGATGTGCGAACCCATGGATGTCGATACGCTCACGGTCCATTTGCAACAAGGCCTTGAAGACGAGGTTTGGCGTACCCGGGCGATCGAGCAAGGGCTGTTGCACGCAGCTGGGTTTTCCTGGGAGCGCTGCGCACAGCAAACCCTGCAGGTATACAAGAGGGTGCAAGGCTGA
- a CDS encoding UDP-glucose 4-epimerase family protein translates to MSSRSILLTGASGFLGSVLLRRLSTLEGNSVVAAYRSGKDEGDCASGVLSLGPIDGNTDWSDAWARPVNLVIHAAARVHVMSESEGDPLAAFRKVNVDGTLNLARQAANAGVKRFIFISSIKVNGESTPLGKPYTADDTPAPLDPYGISKHEAEQGLLALAVATGMEVVIIRPVLIYGPGVKANMRSMMWWLCRGVPLPLGAIDNRRSLVAVDNLVDLILTCLEHPAAANQVFLAGDGEDVSTTGLLRRMGASLGHPARLLKVPSGLLQQVAGWAGKEAVAQRLLGTLQVDIEKNRRLLGWSPPVTLNQGLLSTARHFLESDQT, encoded by the coding sequence ATGTCTTCCAGGTCCATTTTGCTAACCGGTGCGTCCGGCTTTTTAGGTTCTGTGCTTCTACGTCGACTTTCTACTTTGGAAGGCAACTCGGTCGTCGCAGCGTACAGAAGTGGGAAAGATGAGGGGGATTGTGCATCTGGTGTGTTGTCCCTAGGACCGATTGATGGAAATACCGATTGGTCTGATGCTTGGGCGCGCCCGGTCAATCTGGTGATACATGCGGCAGCTCGGGTGCATGTAATGTCCGAGAGCGAAGGCGACCCCCTCGCGGCGTTCAGGAAAGTCAATGTTGACGGCACGCTCAACCTTGCTCGGCAGGCTGCGAATGCAGGTGTGAAGCGATTCATCTTCATAAGTTCGATCAAGGTCAATGGCGAAAGTACGCCATTGGGCAAGCCTTACACCGCCGACGATACGCCTGCCCCACTCGATCCTTATGGCATTTCGAAACATGAAGCTGAGCAGGGACTGCTCGCACTGGCTGTCGCGACTGGCATGGAGGTTGTGATAATACGTCCGGTGCTGATCTATGGGCCGGGCGTCAAGGCCAACATGCGCAGCATGATGTGGTGGCTTTGCCGGGGCGTGCCACTTCCGCTGGGCGCGATAGATAACCGTCGTAGCCTAGTCGCTGTCGACAACCTGGTAGATCTGATCTTGACCTGCCTTGAGCACCCTGCCGCGGCCAATCAGGTATTTCTGGCGGGTGATGGCGAAGATGTGTCTACCACAGGCTTACTGCGTCGTATGGGGGCATCCCTTGGTCACCCGGCGCGTCTGCTGAAAGTGCCCAGTGGGTTGTTGCAGCAGGTAGCTGGTTGGGCTGGCAAGGAGGCGGTTGCCCAGCGCTTGCTTGGCACTTTACAAGTGGACATTGAGAAAAATCGGCGCTTGTTGGGCTGGTCTCCTCCTGTGACTCTCAATCAGGGTTTGCTGTCTACCGCTCGACACTTTCTGGAATCTGACCAAACATGA
- a CDS encoding SDR family NAD(P)-dependent oxidoreductase — MSTSTPKGTALITGASTGIGAIYADRLAARGHDLLLVARDLQRLEALAEKLRAEHKVQVEVLKADLTQKSQVQALEQRLRSDTAITALVNNAGVAINGNLADTDMEGYETLAQLNIITLTRLASAAAQNFSAQGRGAIINIASVVALIPERFNAVYSASKAYVLSLTQSLNAEVGSKGVRVQAVLPGVTRTEIWERSGVGLQNIPAEMVMEAGDMVDAALAGFDQGEVISIPSLPEVGQWEAFVAARHVMGPNLSLSTAAKRYL; from the coding sequence ATGAGCACTTCCACCCCCAAAGGCACCGCACTGATCACTGGCGCCTCAACCGGCATCGGCGCCATTTACGCGGATCGCCTGGCCGCTCGCGGCCATGACCTGCTACTGGTCGCCCGCGACCTGCAACGCTTGGAGGCGCTGGCTGAAAAGCTGCGCGCAGAGCATAAGGTGCAGGTTGAAGTACTCAAGGCCGACCTCACGCAAAAATCACAAGTGCAAGCCCTGGAGCAGCGCCTGCGCAGCGACACCGCGATCACCGCGTTGGTGAACAATGCAGGCGTGGCCATCAACGGTAACTTGGCGGATACCGATATGGAGGGTTATGAAACCCTGGCCCAGCTGAACATCATCACCCTGACACGCCTGGCATCGGCGGCGGCGCAGAACTTTTCGGCCCAGGGCCGCGGCGCCATCATCAACATCGCCTCGGTGGTGGCATTGATTCCCGAGCGGTTTAACGCGGTGTACAGCGCGAGCAAGGCCTATGTGTTAAGCCTGACCCAGTCGTTGAATGCCGAGGTGGGTAGCAAGGGTGTGCGCGTGCAGGCGGTGTTGCCGGGTGTGACGCGTACCGAGATCTGGGAGCGCTCTGGGGTTGGCTTGCAGAATATTCCTGCCGAGATGGTGATGGAGGCCGGGGATATGGTGGATGCGGCGCTGGCGGGGTTTGACCAGGGTGAAGTGATTAGCATCCCGTCGCTGCCGGAGGTGGGACAGTGGGAGGCGTTCGTCGCGGCGCGGCATGTGATGGGGCCTAATTTGTCGCTGAGTACGGCGGCCAAGCGCTACCTATAA
- a CDS encoding class I SAM-dependent methyltransferase: MNIKISGGEQEDGIVVGNTYDKYGARNPIVKWIMNGFESALSELVSQASPSSIHEVGCGEGYWVLQWTDKGLSARGCDFSSQVIEMARENSAQRGLSDTLFEVRSVYDLQAPRDCAELIVCCEVLEHLEDPELALAALQRVVTKNLIISVPREPLWCALNLARGKYVFSGGNTPGHIQHWSKAAFVRLVSKYFDVQVVKSPLPWTMLLCRLKP; the protein is encoded by the coding sequence GTGAACATTAAAATTTCAGGCGGTGAGCAGGAAGACGGTATCGTCGTTGGGAATACTTACGACAAGTACGGCGCTCGGAACCCCATCGTAAAGTGGATCATGAATGGCTTCGAGTCGGCGCTCTCCGAGTTGGTCTCTCAGGCATCTCCTTCCTCTATCCATGAGGTGGGGTGTGGCGAGGGCTATTGGGTGCTGCAATGGACAGACAAGGGGTTGTCGGCAAGAGGCTGTGATTTTTCCAGCCAAGTGATTGAGATGGCGCGGGAGAATTCGGCTCAGCGAGGGCTTTCGGATACTTTGTTCGAAGTACGCAGTGTCTATGATTTGCAAGCCCCGCGAGATTGCGCAGAATTGATCGTATGTTGCGAAGTGCTGGAGCATCTCGAAGACCCGGAACTCGCGCTTGCAGCACTGCAGCGTGTCGTGACGAAAAATCTGATCATTAGCGTGCCACGCGAACCGCTCTGGTGCGCCCTTAACCTTGCGCGTGGGAAATACGTATTCAGCGGCGGTAATACCCCCGGCCATATTCAGCACTGGTCGAAGGCTGCTTTTGTCCGATTGGTTTCAAAGTACTTTGATGTCCAGGTCGTCAAGTCGCCGTTACCATGGACAATGCTGCTTTGTCGTTTGAAACCATGA
- a CDS encoding ComEA family DNA-binding protein, whose translation MRKLSVASILFALLSSFSLAVTAAPAPSAGAAPSTLQASSSAKVNLNSADAETLQRELSGIGLGKAQAIVAHREANGAFATVDELLEVKGIGKSLLDKNRERLTIN comes from the coding sequence ATGCGTAAGCTGTCTGTTGCATCCATCCTGTTTGCTCTCTTGAGCAGCTTTTCCCTCGCCGTCACCGCTGCCCCTGCCCCCAGCGCTGGCGCAGCGCCTTCAACCCTGCAAGCGAGCAGTTCAGCCAAGGTCAACCTTAACTCCGCTGATGCCGAAACCCTCCAGCGCGAATTGTCGGGCATCGGCTTGGGTAAGGCGCAGGCAATCGTGGCGCACCGCGAGGCCAATGGGGCGTTTGCCACGGTGGATGAATTGCTGGAAGTGAAGGGGATCGGTAAGTCGTTGCTGGACAAGAATCGTGAGCGGTTGACGATCAACTGA
- a CDS encoding MraY family glycosyltransferase, whose product MSFWWLLPAASVASFTLTALLRQYALTRSLMDIPNARSSHSVPTPRGGGVAIVVVFLLVLGALFAQGLVAAPVFYALIGAGAGVAVTGFMDDHGHIAARWRLAGHFCAAAWAVYWLQGLPVLDLFGLSVPLGWSGSLLAVVYLVWMLNLYNFMDGIDGIASIEAVCACVGASLLYAWDGQMGLMGLPMLLAAAVGGFLLWNFPPARIFMGDAGSGFLGIILGAFSLQAAHIDSRWFWVWVILLGVFVVDATFTLLRRLTRGDKVYEAHRSHAYQYATRQYGRHLPVTLAVLSINVFWLFPLAFCVIHFGMDGALVTVAAYVPLLFVALRYHAGELETRESGA is encoded by the coding sequence ATGAGTTTTTGGTGGTTACTCCCGGCAGCAAGCGTTGCCTCATTCACTCTGACTGCGTTACTCCGTCAATACGCCTTGACGCGCAGTTTGATGGATATCCCCAATGCTCGCAGCTCACACTCGGTTCCTACCCCCCGAGGGGGGGGCGTGGCAATTGTGGTGGTGTTTCTCCTGGTGCTCGGAGCGCTATTCGCTCAGGGGCTGGTTGCTGCCCCCGTGTTTTACGCCTTGATCGGTGCGGGTGCAGGGGTAGCGGTAACCGGCTTTATGGATGACCACGGCCACATTGCAGCGCGCTGGCGCCTGGCTGGGCACTTCTGTGCAGCCGCTTGGGCGGTTTATTGGTTGCAAGGGTTGCCAGTGCTTGACTTGTTTGGTTTGAGCGTGCCCTTGGGTTGGTCAGGCAGCCTCCTTGCGGTGGTGTATCTGGTATGGATGCTCAACCTTTACAATTTCATGGATGGCATCGATGGTATTGCCAGTATCGAGGCTGTCTGTGCCTGCGTGGGGGCGAGTTTGCTATACGCTTGGGACGGCCAGATGGGATTGATGGGGTTGCCAATGCTACTAGCTGCGGCGGTAGGGGGCTTTCTGCTATGGAATTTTCCACCGGCGCGGATTTTCATGGGAGATGCGGGCAGTGGTTTCCTGGGCATCATACTGGGCGCTTTCTCATTGCAAGCTGCCCATATTGATTCCAGATGGTTCTGGGTATGGGTCATATTGCTGGGCGTGTTCGTCGTGGATGCAACGTTCACGTTGCTCCGCCGTCTTACCCGTGGTGATAAGGTTTATGAGGCGCACCGTAGCCATGCCTATCAGTATGCTACCCGCCAGTACGGACGGCACCTTCCAGTCACCCTGGCAGTCTTGTCGATCAATGTTTTCTGGCTTTTCCCATTAGCGTTCTGTGTGATCCATTTTGGTATGGATGGTGCATTGGTTACTGTGGCGGCCTATGTCCCTTTGCTGTTTGTGGCCTTGAGATATCATGCCGGCGAGCTGGAAACGCGGGAAAGCGGCGCGTAG
- a CDS encoding FkbM family methyltransferase: MIKRIKKLFYRGFKRDRFRVVHRQDGAFLVNYVNHIDRKIIIDGSYEREQLDRFSSLAEAFGAEQFFDIGANIGLYTIKMAKLQAIKQVHAFEPMLANKNQLHANVLLNQLNGKVDVHGYALSNENGTTAFLQNVGNSTGRSRIKATNANRLDDQKFIEVKVETRQLDALFPLSDKKLAIKIDVEGHEMMVLQGMTQLLANNKCLIQIESYPQTTENMDALFRNCGYTAISNIGNDYYYANINIDTASS; encoded by the coding sequence GTGATTAAACGTATCAAAAAGCTGTTTTATCGAGGTTTCAAGCGCGATCGCTTCCGCGTCGTACACCGTCAGGATGGCGCGTTTCTGGTCAACTACGTTAACCATATCGATCGAAAAATCATCATTGATGGGAGCTACGAGCGCGAGCAACTTGACCGTTTTTCGAGCTTGGCCGAAGCCTTCGGTGCCGAACAGTTTTTCGACATCGGCGCCAATATCGGCCTGTACACCATCAAAATGGCCAAACTACAGGCCATCAAGCAGGTGCATGCGTTCGAACCCATGCTGGCCAACAAAAACCAGCTGCATGCCAACGTCCTGCTGAACCAGCTTAACGGTAAGGTAGACGTGCATGGTTATGCGCTGAGCAACGAAAACGGTACCACCGCGTTTCTACAAAACGTGGGCAACAGCACCGGACGCTCACGCATCAAGGCTACCAATGCCAACCGACTGGACGACCAAAAATTCATTGAAGTGAAGGTCGAAACACGTCAACTGGACGCATTGTTTCCACTAAGCGACAAAAAATTAGCCATCAAGATCGATGTTGAAGGTCATGAAATGATGGTGCTGCAGGGGATGACCCAATTACTGGCCAACAACAAATGCCTAATTCAAATTGAGTCGTACCCGCAGACCACAGAGAATATGGACGCGCTGTTCAGAAACTGTGGTTATACCGCCATCAGCAACATTGGCAATGATTACTATTACGCCAACATCAATATCGACACCGCTTCAAGCTAG
- a CDS encoding glycosyltransferase family 4 protein, translated as MSKVLHFFKTYYPETMGGIEQVIFQIAEGCASHGFESEVLYLSDRGAARNERVGHHVTHRSKLDLHVASTGLSLSAFKDFAELAQQADIIHYHFPWPYMDLVHFASRLRKPTVVSYHSDIVKQKFLLKLYQPLMNRFLSSVDCIVASSPNYAQSSPVLTRFEDKVRIIPYGLDRATYPTPSPAKLEHWRALLGERFFLFVGALRYYKGLDYLLAAAKTTQLPVVILGGGHLEAELKAQAAQLGLTNVHFLGGLPDDDKAALLQLCYAFVFPSHLRSESFGISLLEGAMYGKPMISCEMGSGTTFINIADETGLVVPPRDAGALALAMVTLWENPELSSSMGRRAVQRYEEVFSATMMAESYSTLYRLLSKR; from the coding sequence ATGAGTAAAGTCCTGCACTTTTTCAAAACCTATTATCCGGAAACCATGGGCGGTATCGAGCAGGTCATCTTCCAGATTGCCGAAGGCTGTGCCAGCCATGGTTTCGAGTCTGAAGTGCTGTACCTCAGTGATCGGGGCGCCGCACGTAACGAGCGGGTGGGTCACCATGTCACTCATCGCTCTAAACTTGACCTGCATGTCGCCTCGACGGGCTTGTCGTTGTCGGCATTCAAGGATTTTGCCGAGCTTGCCCAACAGGCCGATATCATTCATTACCATTTCCCTTGGCCTTACATGGACCTGGTGCACTTTGCCAGCCGGCTACGCAAGCCGACCGTGGTGAGTTATCACTCCGACATCGTCAAACAAAAGTTCTTGCTCAAGCTGTACCAGCCGTTGATGAATCGCTTTCTTTCAAGTGTCGATTGCATCGTGGCCTCCTCGCCCAACTATGCGCAGAGTAGCCCGGTGCTGACACGCTTCGAAGACAAGGTGCGGATCATCCCTTACGGGTTGGACCGAGCGACCTACCCCACGCCATCGCCAGCCAAGCTTGAGCACTGGCGTGCTCTATTGGGCGAGCGGTTCTTTCTGTTCGTCGGCGCGCTGCGTTATTACAAGGGCCTGGACTACCTGTTGGCGGCAGCCAAGACCACTCAACTGCCGGTAGTCATTCTCGGTGGCGGCCATCTAGAGGCCGAGTTGAAGGCGCAGGCCGCTCAATTGGGCCTCACTAATGTCCATTTTCTGGGTGGCTTGCCAGACGACGACAAGGCTGCTTTGTTGCAGTTGTGCTATGCGTTCGTATTCCCGTCACATCTGCGTTCGGAGTCGTTCGGTATTTCGCTGCTGGAAGGCGCGATGTATGGGAAACCTATGATTTCCTGTGAGATGGGATCGGGGACTACTTTCATCAATATTGCCGATGAGACGGGGTTGGTCGTGCCGCCACGGGATGCCGGGGCGTTGGCACTGGCGATGGTGACTCTATGGGAAAACCCCGAGTTGTCATCGAGTATGGGGCGCAGGGCTGTACAGCGTTACGAAGAAGTATTCTCCGCGACTATGATGGCTGAAAGCTATTCCACGTTATATCGATTGTTGTCTAAGCGATAG
- a CDS encoding glycosyltransferase family 2 protein: MKLIIQVPCYNEAETLSITLSALPKAVPGFTSVEWLIIDDGSRDETVAVALTHGAKVVRHTGNKGLARAFMTGLDECLRLGADVIVNTDADNQYHADDIPLLTAPILEHRAEIVVGARPISTIEHFSPAKKALQKLGSWVVRAASKTDIPDAPSGFRAMSRAAAQRLMVFNDYTYTLETIIQAGQKNMAIMSVPIRVNEDLRPSRLVKSIPSYIRRSIVTIVRIFIIYRPVSFFGTIGGVLFGSGFLIGLRFLWGYLNGQGDGHVQSLILASVLLGIGFQTLLVALMADLLSANRKLLEDIRFKTASQNDRKRAAAEDRESDEDTTCEH, from the coding sequence ATGAAGCTGATAATACAAGTACCTTGTTACAATGAAGCAGAAACGCTTTCCATTACGCTGAGTGCACTACCGAAGGCAGTGCCGGGCTTCACATCGGTTGAGTGGTTGATAATCGATGATGGCAGCCGCGACGAAACCGTAGCCGTTGCCCTGACCCATGGGGCGAAAGTTGTTCGTCACACGGGCAACAAAGGTTTAGCACGCGCGTTCATGACGGGGCTTGACGAGTGCTTGCGGTTAGGCGCCGATGTCATTGTCAATACCGATGCAGACAACCAGTACCATGCTGATGACATTCCGCTTTTGACCGCTCCGATTCTAGAGCACCGTGCCGAGATTGTGGTCGGAGCCCGCCCCATATCGACCATTGAGCATTTCTCACCTGCCAAAAAGGCATTGCAAAAACTTGGAAGTTGGGTGGTGCGTGCGGCCAGTAAAACGGATATTCCCGATGCGCCTAGTGGCTTCAGGGCCATGAGCCGAGCGGCGGCGCAGCGCCTGATGGTTTTTAATGACTATACCTATACATTGGAAACAATCATTCAGGCCGGTCAGAAAAACATGGCTATCATGTCGGTGCCTATTCGCGTCAATGAGGACCTGAGACCATCGCGGTTGGTAAAGAGTATTCCCTCCTATATACGTCGCAGTATTGTGACCATTGTCCGTATCTTTATCATTTATCGCCCGGTCAGTTTTTTTGGGACGATAGGAGGTGTGTTGTTCGGTTCTGGTTTCCTGATAGGACTTCGTTTCTTGTGGGGTTATTTGAATGGCCAAGGTGATGGGCATGTTCAATCCTTGATATTGGCGTCTGTATTATTAGGTATCGGATTCCAGACTTTGCTAGTTGCACTGATGGCTGACCTGCTGTCGGCCAATAGAAAGTTGCTTGAGGATATCCGATTCAAGACAGCCTCTCAGAATGACCGTAAACGGGCGGCCGCTGAGGACCGCGAGTCGGACGAGGACACTACATGTGAACATTAA